Proteins encoded by one window of Camelus dromedarius isolate mCamDro1 chromosome 27, mCamDro1.pat, whole genome shotgun sequence:
- the RAB24 gene encoding ras-related protein Rab-24, with the protein MSGQRVDVKVVMLGKEYVGKTSLVERYVHDRFLVGPYQNTIGAAFVAKVMSVGDRTVTLGIWDTAGSERYEAMSRIYYRGAKAAIVCYDLTDSSSFERAKFWVKELRNLEEGCQIYLCGTKSDLLEEDRRRRRVDFHDVQDYADNIKAQLFETSSKTGQSVDELFQKVAEDYVSVAAFQVMTEDKGVDLGQKANPYFYSCCHH; encoded by the exons ATGAGCGGGCAGCGCGTGGACGTCAAGGTGGTGATGCTGGGCAAGGAGTACGTGGGCAAGACCAGCCTGGTGGAGCGATACGTGCACGACCGCTTCCTGGTGGGGCCCTATCAGAAC ACCATTGGGGCCGCCTTCGTGGCCAAGGTGATGTCCGTCGGAGACCGGACGGTGACTTTGGGTATTTGG gacacAGCAGGATCTGAGCGCTATGAGGCCATGAGCCGAATCTACTATCGGGGCGCCAAGGCTGCCATCGTCTGCTATG ACCTGACAGACAGCAGCAGCTTTGAACGGGCAAAGTTCTGGGTGAAGGAACTGCGCAACCTAGAGGAG GGCTGTCAGATCTACTTGTGTGGCACCAAGAGTGACCTGCTGGAGGAGGACAGGCGGCGTCGACGTGTGGACTTCCACGACGTCCAGGACTATGCAGACA ATATCAAAGCTCAGCTCTTTGAAACTTCCAGCAAGACAGGCCAGAGTGTGG ACGAGCTCTTCCAGAAAGTGGCAGAGGACTATGTCAGTGTGGCCGCCTTCCAGGTGATGACAG AGGACAAGGGCGTGGACCTGGGCCAGAAGGCAAACCCCTACTTCTACAGCTGTTGTCATCACTGA
- the PRELID1 gene encoding PRELI domain-containing protein 1, mitochondrial yields the protein MVKYFLGQSVLRSSWDQVFAAFWQRYPNPYSKHVLTEDIVHREVTPDQKLLSRRLLTKTNRMPRWAERLFPANVAHSVYILEDSIVDPQNQTMTTFTWNINHARLMMVEERCVYCVNSDNSGWTEIRREAWVSSNLFGVSRAVQEFGLARFKSNVTKTMKGFEYILAKLQGEAPPKTLVETAKEAKEKAKETALAATEKAKDLANKAATKKQQQQQQFV from the exons ATGGTGAAGTATTTCCTGGGCCAGAGCGTGCTCCGGAGTTCCTGGGACCAAGTATTCGCCGCCTTTTGGCAGCGGTACCCGAATCCCTATAG CAAACATGTCTTGACGGAAGACATAGTGCACCGGGAGGTGACCCCTGACCAGAAGCTCCTGTCCCGGCGACTCCTGACCAAGACGAACAGGATGCCCCGCTGGGCTGAGCGACTGTTTCCTGCCAATGTTGCTCACTCAGTGTACATCCTGGAGGATTCTATTGTGGACCCACAGAACCAGACCATGACCACCTTCACCTGGAACATCAACCACGCCCGGCTGATG ATGGTGGAGGAACGATGTGTTTACTGTGTGAACTCTGATAACAGTGGCTGGACCGAAATCCGCCGGGAAGCCTGGGTCTCCTCTAACTTATTTGGCGTCTCCAGAGCTGTCCAG GAATTTGGTCTCGCCCGGTTCAAAAGCAACGTGACCAAGACTATGAAGGGTTTTGAATACATCTTGGCCAAGCTGCAAG GTGAGGCCCCTCCCAAAACCCTTGTTGAAACAGCCAAGGAAGCCAAGGAGAAGGCCAAGGAGACGGCCCTGGCAGCTACAGAGAAGGCCAAGGACCTTGCCAACAAGGCCGCCaccaagaagcagcagcagcagcagcagtttgTGTAG
- the MXD3 gene encoding max dimerization protein 3, whose translation MEPVASNIQVLLQAAEFLERREREAEHGYASLCPHRSPGPVHRRRKGSPQAPGALDSGRSVHNELEKRRRAQLKRCLEQLKQQMPLGADCVRYTTLSLLRRARMHIQKLEEQEQRARRLKEKLRSKQQSLRRQLEQLRGPAGPGERERPRADSLDSSGLSSERSDSDQEELEVDVESLVFGGEAELLRGFSAGQEHSYSHGAGAWL comes from the exons ATGGAACCTGTGGCGAGCAACATCCAGGTTCTGTTGCAGGCAGCCGAGTTCCTGGAGCGCcgtgagagag AGGCCGAGCATGGCTACGCGTCTCTGTGCCCGCACCGAAGTCCGGGCCCGGTccacaggaggaggaagggatccCCCCAAGCTCCTGGCGCGCTGGACAGTGGGCG GTCTGTGCACAACGAACTGGAGAAGCGTAG GAGGGCCCAGCTGAAGAGGTGCCTGGAGCAGCTGAAGCAGCAAATGCCCCTGGGGGCTGATTGTGTCCGATACACCACACTGAGCCTTCTGCGCAGGGCCAGGATGCACATCCAG AAGctggaggagcaggagcagcGGGCCCGGCGGCTCAAGGAGAAGCTGCGCAGCAAGCAGCAGAGCCTGCGGCGGCAGCTGGAGCAGCTCCGGGGGCCGGCGGGGCCGGGTGAGCGAGAGCGGCCGCGGGCCGACAGCCTGGACTCCTCGGGCCTCTCCTCCGAGCGCTCCGACTCGGACCAAG AGGAGCTGGAGGTGGACGTGGAGAGCCTGGTGTTCGGGGGCGAGGCCGAGCTGCTGCGGGGCTTCAGTGCGGGCCAGGAGCACAGCTACTCACACGGCGCCGGCGCCTGGCTATGA